Within Nakaseomyces glabratus chromosome G, complete sequence, the genomic segment TCTTGATACTTTCTCTCACCTTTTCTCTATATTCCACTTTATTAGTATCATCTGGAAAAACTGTGCAATTGTACATATAATAGCCGTCCTTGGCAATGCCTGGTTTACTATTGAGGTGGTCATCAATGTATTGGAGATTGGTAACATTTTCTTGTCCATTCTTCGCAACTTTGATTTGTTCATCAATAGCCTCTGGTCCATGTAGATTGCACCAGCAATGAATAAACCACTGTTTTATATCCAATCTTAAATGATTTCTCCTTACTGCGTAGTCCCTGGCAATTTTAGACTTCGTATTCATGATAACATTCTGAAATTTAGAGCTTAATTGTTTCATTTGTGTCTCATTTATTGATGTTTTTGAGTTACTTTGTTGTAATTTGCCATTGATAAATAGGTCCGTAACTGGTTTACATGTTATGGCTGGTCGACTTTTCCTGAATGAGGATAAAAAATGATCCGGTGGGTAATATTGTAATCTAAAATAGTCACATTTGTACATATTTGACTCCCCAGATAACAAGCGTGTATTAGAATGGTATTTCGCTACTGGACTAACGACTCCCTTCAATTTACTTGCAGCTATCCTGATTGGCATTCGATCGATGCTAGACTTTGGTATATCTTGTTCAAGAAAGGTGTTATTGCCTGCTAATTTCCAATCTAAAACTTCATAGCCGCCATCTTTATTTGGTTCTATCCTTACGGGTTCAGTATATTCATCGACTATATGAAATGCATTAAAAGCATCTAGTGTTTTCTTATTGCATATccttttaattaaaaatttctCGTTTAGTCTATTACTAAACTTCCCAACTTGCATTAAATATCGGAGATCAAGTAACAGATGTTACTAGTTGCTAAGTTTTTATATCAGACATGTGTAGTTATTCATGAATCTCAAAACTAAGAGTtcatttcaatttcttaAGGTATAtggtttattttttcaagagGCTAAGAAGCTTCGTCACGACTTTAGAAGTCATAAAAGTAGTTATATCCGTGCTACTTGCACTAAACATGAAAATGAAGTACAAACGAATACggacaaaaaaattgaatttaaAACAAATATGTCTATACTAAGTATAAGTGTACTACTACCAAGTTATCGTGTTtagcatttttttgttctatGACGTGAACGCGGGCTATTTATTTAGATACACGAAAGTTAAGGACAACTACCAGCCAATATAGTCTCTACCAACAACTCTAAATATCTTTAGTCTGCCTGTGGTCATGTTATGAGGTTTATAGCTTGATTGGGAGACTTTACCATTTTGAAGATCAATCACTCTGAATTTATCTTTTGTAAAATCATAGTCAGTCACAACAGCAATATGAGAACGCTCTTGCCCAACCGATACGACCTCTTTCTTACCTATCTTCTTGTGATGCTCAAAGACACCTTTCCTTATTACCATAATGTCACCTGGAAGAACTTTCTTAACCGATTCAGTTTCCAGCTGTGTCTGAGCCTTATA encodes:
- the PET130 gene encoding Pet130p (CAGL0G06820g~Ortholog(s) have mitochondrion localization) encodes the protein MQVGKFSNRLNEKFLIKRICNKKTLDAFNAFHIVDEYTEPVRIEPNKDGGYEVLDWKLAGNNTFLEQDIPKSSIDRMPIRIAASKLKGVVSPVAKYHSNTRLLSGESNMYKCDYFRLQYYPPDHFLSSFRKSRPAITCKPVTDLFINGKLQQSNSKTSINETQMKQLSSKFQNVIMNTKSKIARDYAVRRNHLRLDIKQWFIHCWCNLHGPEAIDEQIKVAKNGQENVTNLQYIDDHLNSKPGIAKDGYYMYNCTVFPDDTNKVEYREKVRESIKIIADKTWVDIYASSKKNSHKGLNWAHNINSRVNISVLNQYLSSAEVPYKIIKSKL